Part of the Xenopus laevis strain J_2021 chromosome 2S, Xenopus_laevis_v10.1, whole genome shotgun sequence genome is shown below.
aaatgatgtactgtatattgcaaagttgcttgaaattatgtttaattttcaaaaagctcaagttatgtttttgtggtgttCCCTTTAACTATGAAACGGATCTTTAAAACCCTGAAATGACTAGTGGATTTCTTTTTTGTATCTATATTATAGTTCCCTGTAACAAATGGAAGCTATTTGTAACAAATAAGAACAATCCATCAAAAAGATTTTGTTTACATTATGTCAGTtcagaaatgttttctttaatgctTGGTAATACAGTTCAAGAATACAAGAGTACATGTCATTGTAACTAGTCCATAGACAATGTCTCTCTGCCCCAGTAAccaataaaatagtattttaaaattttaaacatCGTTCTGTACAGGATTTGCTTTATTACTTATAATCAGTGCATGTCATGAAAGAAAATAATGCATTTATACATGAAAGGTAGTTTTTGAATAGAATCTTTTCTGGATACTGAATCAAACATTTGGATAGCAAACAAACAAGATCCAAGTCCACCAACCGGATACTCCATTAAATGCGTGCAGCACTACAGAGCCAAAGTATCTTTTATGAGTCTTCTCATGGTAGTGGTGACAGATGTTCCCAGTGAGTCAGTAATCTGATAAGAGATTTTGTACAGATATGGCTGCACATCTTTTAGGCTTGTATCAAACACATTATCCACCTCGGACTGTGTCGGCATCTTTGGCAAGTATTCATGTCTGCTCATGACCTCCACAATGTTAATGATCTTTTCACCAAGTTTCTCTCCCACCTTCTCTCTGCAGATTTGCCTCTCCTGTTCGTTGGCTAGTGAAACAACGTTAACTTTGATGGTCCAGACTTCCCATGGGATGCACTCATCTGAGAAAGGCCACCTAGATTTCTTCTTCTGATAGAACTCCAAGGAAACTTGCCCAATACCATCACTTCCTGAATTCCGCAGAGCCTCCTAAAAATGCAACAAGCAGAATTCATTTTAGTAGGTAGTAaagttgcttctttttttttttaaccttgaaagaTGAACGTGGATAAAAATTTGACTCAATCAATTCTCTCAATTTGAAGTAAACTATTACATtagtattaaaagaaaaaaatgtccaggCTGGGTATAAAGGAAATAAAcaacaaagaaagaagaaaaaaagcaaaactatTCTGTTTCCTTCTCAGCGCACAAGGAAGAACTGATTTTATAGAGGCTGGTAGGACTTTGTTTTATTGGAGGAAGTGAGGTGTGGGCAGGAGAGGATCCAGGTACATAAAAAATGCCCTGGGTAGACTACTGAAGTTATTT
Proteins encoded:
- the atg101.S gene encoding autophagy-related protein 101 codes for the protein MNCRSEVLEVSVEGRQVEEAVLAVLHSILLHRSTGKFHYKKEGTYSIGTVGTQDIDCDFIEFTYVRVSSEELDRALLKAVGEFKEALRNSGSDGIGQVSLEFYQKKKSRWPFSDECIPWEVWTIKVNVVSLANEQERQICREKVGEKLGEKIINIVEVMSRHEYLPKMPTQSEVDNVFDTSLKDVQPYLYKISYQITDSLGTSVTTTMRRLIKDTLAL